Genomic window (Alligator mississippiensis isolate rAllMis1 chromosome 7, rAllMis1, whole genome shotgun sequence):
agtgggtgagagacaggctgaggggaaggggaatgaatgtagctggtaaatagtggagaggtatctggggagtcaggtATGAGGCAGGTTAGAAGGTGTCATAAATCCACTGTCTGTAGTCCATGCTTTTtgcatccaggaggttgatgaagtgaagcttGTAGGCTTGTATGtgcaaagtgttttgtaaattccctttgaggaagAGAACTCAGAGatcagagagagagtggttgtcttgtgagaaatgtgcctccacaggtcattgggtatttttgtctttgctggatttccagtgttcATTCtgtctggtgcgcagttgttgtttggtgtctcctacgtgttttccattagggcatttggtgcactggctgAGAGAGATGGCAtgtctggaggtgcagctgtaagatccgggaatggtGATGGGTGTAGTCattgtggcagtggtggagatatgttggcaggttttacatttcatGTCATGGATGGTCTGTATCCATTAGGTATGTTTTCTCTTTTAGgtagtttgcttctggtaatgagttagtgaggttcagtacttgtttgaaggctaggatgggtggttctaggAAGATCtctaagaattgggtcttctagtacaggttgcagttgtttgaagattttccatataggtttgagggaagggtgatatgtcttAACTGGTGGTGTGACTGTCATGGGGGTTTTCTTTCTGTACatcagcaattcttcacgtggtatccaggtgggtAACGTGTGATCTATCTTGAGgtgtgtccttgttgagtgaaagcctttttgaggtGAGaagtggcaatcccgggtgttctcaaTGCAAATGTGATGGTATTGGAGggtttggctgtatattacagctttctagGTGTGTTTAAGCTGATTGctagttctgtgcagatatgtatgttggtttgTGGGTTtgttgtataatgtggtctgtgtttgaccattctggatagtgatcattGTGTGTAAAAAGGAGATGttagtgctggagtattcaagagatagttggCTGGAGGGGTGacgattgttgaatttctgatggaactcaatctgAGATGGCAGGTTTCCAGTGCAAATGATAAAGATGGCATTGCTATGTCTTAactatagcaagggtttgatggtgaaGTTTTTGAGGAAATCTTCCAGGTACCCTATGAAAAAGTTGGCCTGCTGtgaggccattttggtgcccatagctgtatCCATGGTCTGGATGAAGTGTACATTATTCAaagtgaggatgaagtgtatatgGTCAGTCATATCTTTGGGTTTGTCCTCTTTGTCATGTTGCTTTTGTAGagatgtaaggcaggcttggatgtcatcctggtgtgggatgttggtgtataagctggtaacatccacagtggctaggagggtgttgcagGGATGGTGGTCTGTGTTTCTAAGTTGTTGTAGACATGTTGTAAAAGACATTCCCCTACAGCCAGTGCAGGTGCTGCTACACCACCCCACCAGCTCCTCACTGCCATCCCTATGGAACCAGCTCCCCCAttcacagcccccacccccagtcctgcaTTAGTGTCACTTCCCTAttcagccagctccctcccatTGCTAGTAAACATGCTTGCCCCAACATGGACACAGCACAGGACCACAGGTTAAGAGAATATCAAAACTTTACTGGCATACTCAAAGGTTCCCATCCCACAGGACAGGGTCAGCAGAGAGAAAGGcccagcactggcaggactgCAAGGAAGCCATTCCATCACAGAGGTCCAAAGACGGGGCACTGCCTTGCTCGGGAGAGGCTCTAGACCTGCTGGGCAGTCTCCAATGGCGTGCAGCCAGGCTTTTGCGGCCCAAGGCCTTGTCACAAAGCAATCTCCCCCGCCTCTGATGTGCCGGTCTGCCGAGAAAATCTCCGCTTTCTGCCGACTGGGCCTGGCTTCAAGGCTGGCAGTGTCGCAGACAGAGTGGCCGGCAAAGAGCTGCGGCCGGGAGAGGAAGCGAAAGGGAGTGGCTGAGTCCCGCGGCGGGCCGCGCTTGGCCGGGACGGGCCTATCTGTCCTTGGAGCCCAGCTTCTCAATGAGCTCCTGCAGTGGAGCCAACTCCCGCCTGTCGATCAGATTGAACTCCTGCCAGAGACCAGAGATGCTAGGTGAGCTGACCACTCTGCAACAAAAGCCTTAGCGACTTGGGAACGCTGCACCACCCCCATGTGCTGGCCATCACTCCCCACCCATGCTCTGAATACACAGCCTCCCTTTGTCCACAGCacaccctgcccctctccacacaCCCCTTGGCTTCCCCACAACCTACAGTGTCAGAGGCTGCCAGATGCGCCGAACTGCCACTGCCAGACCCACCCTGTTCCCTTTTTCTGCACACAGGGCCACTTCCAGTGCTTTTGGATGCACTCAGGACCCCCAAAGGGGGCCCACCCCCCACTTTACCTACACCCTTGCCCTTTGCCATCCTGCTTCTtcaccactctcccagcctggcaccaCAAGAGGCCATAGGCCATGGCAAGCAATTACTGCCATGCATCCCTCACTGCACTACGACACAGAGTGCTTCCCTGCCGCCTCCTTTCCACCTTTGTGACCGCCCTGGCCACATCGGTCTGGCCACCTGCTCCCCAGAAGGCTACCCACCATGCCTTCAGGCCATTCAACTTTTCCCACCTGGAGACCCGCTTCCCCCCAACAGCTGCGGGCCCGTAGCACGCTCCACCCACCCAGCTCCCTTTGACCGCCTGCCCTTACCTGCACAAAGAAGATAAAGTGCTTGAAGGAGGTGTTGAGGTGGgcctcctcctggagctgcatCACTGAATCAAAGTGCTGGTGGTAGATGTGGGCGTAGACCCGGAACAGTCGCTTCAGGATCGTCTTTGCCACTGACATGAAGTTCTTGGGGAAGGGGACGCCTGCAAGGGACCACCAAAGACCATGGTTCAGGTAAGCCCATGGAGACGCGAGGCTGCCCTGACCCTTGTGCCTGCCAAGCCCTGTTCTGCACGGGTAGGCAGGCCTTCTGCCCCCACACTGACCGGCATGACACTGGCCACACCTCTATCACCTGTTGACCCCCTGGCAACAGTTAGCTGAGGAGTAGGGAGACTGCTGTTGCTCTGACCCAGCCAGACTGCCTAGGAGGCCCTGGCATGTAGCCTGTCCTGAACTGACTGCTCGGCTGTGGCTTCTTCTACCCATGGGTGCATACATGCTTCTGTCCTACAGCACGTGGCCTGCCTGACACAGCAGGAACCTGTTACCCTGCCACATCTTTGCCACCAGCCACCCCTGGCACTAGGAGGAATGCCCTGCATGAACTGCACGGCCCACAAATGAGCCCCCTGAGACTGACTCTGTCTGGGACACTGCACAACATGCACCTCCGAATATCACCTCCCCTGGGCCTGCTTCTCTACAGCTGGATGGTCGCTACCTACTTCCAGCCAAAGACCACGCCACTTATGCCGCACATTGCCTGGGCAAGACGTTCCTGGGGAGGACTGCCCACACCGCAAGAGCAGCACTGCTCCAAACGAGGGAGAGGCCTTTGCCTGTCCTCCCACATGCTGCCAAACAGCCTGGACAGGCTGCCGTGCAGAAACCCCTTCCAAGGATGCTGCACAGACCAATCCCCAGACCGCCAGGCCCTCAAGGCTCCGCTTCCACCCCTCACCTCACATACCACCGCTCCCACTCCAGAAGTCACTGGGGGCATGCCGCTCTCCGTTAAGGCTGCCCTTGCAGCCCAAGGATGCCCCTGCACAGGAGGGAGCGTGCCAACCACCCTGCTGCACCACAAGACGCAGGGAACACACCCACTACTGCCTGCATCACAGGTCAACATTACCCTGAGCAACCCACTGCCCAGAGAGCTGCCTGCCAATGCCCAAGCAGCTCCCCAGCTTTGGCTCACTATCCCAGAGACACACAtgccctgcagcacagggtgccccGCTGGGTATTGCTGCCACCCTGCCAAGTCCCTGGGGAAACTTTACAAGGCTCTGCACCAGCAGGTCTCGGCATCAAGCAGACAGCAACTCCTCACTGAGGCACCACAGACAGGCAGCCTGTGACAGCACACCCGAGTAGCCTGGCCCATCTGTCAAGGAACTCCTGCCCCGGGAGCCTACTATCCTCACCCACTTATGGCGTTCTTGCCCCCAACACAGGCAGGGCCCCACAAAGGACCATGGCTGCCAAGGCCAAACGCCCTGAGTGCCATGCACACGCTATGCCCACTAGCCCACCTTGCCTCTGGACCCACGGCCAGACCCCTTCTCTTAGCACTGGACTACACAGACTCCGTTCATGCTGTGGCACTGACAGCAGTCTGCCCGTGACACACTGCTAGGTGGCCAGAACCTGTCAGCATTGCCTCGCCTTGCCGGAGGACGTGTGACCCCTTGTCGCCAGATGAGAGCTGAAAGGATGCACCCTGCAGCAACACATCTGCTgcctgccagagccccagcaggttCCCCCATCACAGCCCTGCATTGCCAACAGctcccagagccaggcaggggcccACTGACCACCCAGGCTCTccttacacccacacacacagaatcTTCAACCCAGACTGCAACAGGCAGTCACCTGCTCCACTTCTCCCACAGGCCCCTGGACCGAGTGGCGGGAGCAGcaacctgcagcacagctggtgccTCCTCTGCTGATCCGGCCCTCGCTCTGCCTCACTGTCAGACGTTGCACACGCACACAATCTGCAGGCACTGCCTCCAGCATAATTTCCAAGccattccctgctgcctgccccttgccGGCAGACATGGTACTTCCTCCAAATCTACAGCACTTCTGGCCCATTTGGCAGGACAGGCTCCCTTTGCTCCCCTGCCTCACAGGATGCAACTTCTTCAGGTGCTGCACTACCCGCATCAGCAGTGCAGTCTCAAAAAGGCAGCCCATCCCTTGGGACCCACTCCACTGCAGGGACTCGCCCgagaccctctgccatggcacgCCAACCCGGGTTCCCATGACCCATTCTGTATTGCTTATGGGACACTCTACTGCACCCTCATGACACGCCTGTGCCCCGCCAACCCCAGAGCCTAGGCCTGTCTCTTCCACCCAGGGCCACTGCCTAAAAATTCTGCCGAGACGCCGGGGGTTTACCGATCTTCGACGGGAAGAGCGTTTCGTCATCAAGCTGGTCCTGAACCCACGTCATCAAGTAATCGATGTACTTTGGGGCCGAGCACTTAATGGGCTTCTTGATGTTGGTGCCGTCGGCCCAGTGGTATTCGTACCTGGGGGAAGGCAAGTCACTGTTAGATGTCAACGTTGCCACTCAGTGTGCAGGTGGTTGTGTGATAACCCCTAGCCttgcctccactgcctgccctccctTGGCATGGATTCTCATTCAACTCATGCGCCAGCCTCTTCTTCTCCGCCCTACCTGGCCACTCCAATTTCGCACTCCCAGTGCAGACCGGACCCTCATCTCACGCCATCACTGCTGTCCCTATCCTTTGCTGGGTCCGTAAGGGCCCCACATTGGGCACCTTGCTCACAGGGCCAAAGCAGGCCACTGCTCCCCAGCAAAGCCACTGAACCAGCCCATTTCTCATCCAACTGCCTGCTCTGTTCCTCTGGTGCACCCTCGTCTTGCCTAGATCTGCTCTTGCCCggtccctcagcctcctcttccacATGTTCCTCCCTTTGCTATATCCATGCCTTTCCCCATCCCAGGATGCTTCCTGCTCACTCCACATTTCCCAGATGCACACACCCTCCTGTAGCAGAGAAGCAAGGCTGCGCAGGGCCCTGTGCACCAGGGCCAGTGGTTTGCCTGGACTGGCCTGTGCTGGCCCTCCCACACCACCTCCAAGCAATCTCCTGTCCACCATGCTCCCCTGCTTAGAGCCCCTCCAGGCTTGCTGGCTGCTCTTTTTCCTGGTTGCTTTCTCCTGTCACAGCAACTCCTCAATGCCACTTCACTTGGCACCACTTGCCTCCTCACTATCACCTTGCTCACTCACAAACAAGCTGTCCTCCACAGCCCAGTAACTCTCAGTCACTCTCACACAAAGGAACCTTCCTGAGCTCCCAGCAGGACAGAGACCCTGAGGGCTCCCTTCTGAGTCACAAGGGCTGAGGTTTTCCTTGCCCAGAGTTCCTACTAGGGCAGGAGTGGCAATGTTTTTGCCCAGAGTAGCAAAACCCACCCCCAACCCTGTGGAGTCACTGCAGGAGGCCTGATTCTCATTACTGGCAACAGCTGCCCAGCCAGACGACAGGGGGGGGCCAGGGCTATGCTGCCCTAAGCACCACCTctgccatctgcccagaggcGTGCGTGTAGCCACCCCTGCCCACGAGCCCAACTGGGACACTGGAGCCTGGTGCCCCTGTCTGTAGCCTGCTAGCTGCAGCTAGCCCAGGTTCTGGTCGGCTGCTGCTGGCGACAGAGTCGTGGCTGCTTGTGGCCTCCCGCCCACCTGCCGCAACCATTCTGGCTTTTGGGgctagcagcagctgcccagagcccaggccaacTGTGGTGTTCCCAGCAAAATGCACTCGCATGCTATGCTCCAGCATGTGTACCGGGGGTTGTTGACCCCTGCACTGTGGCCTCGCACCCTCCTTACACTTCCTGTGATCTCTGGCCATGGACAGTTCACAGGCCAACTAATGTCCCTACTCTGTCGgccaccttgtctgcctctcCTCCCAGGAGGTGTCCTGTGCAGCTCATCTTTTCCAGGAGCCCCGTGCTTCTTGCCATGTGCACTTTCAGATCCCAGGCTATGAGACTCCCCTGCTGCCGTCCCCTTTCTTACTGACCTGTCTTGGGTCCTGCCTCCACCTCTCCTCCTTGCCCCTGCCTTGACAACCACTGACAGCCATCCCCAAACCTCCTCCACAAGCAAACATCAGTTGATAGCCTGGCTTTCTTAGCTCGGGCCCTATGTCCCCGCCTTCTCAGGGCTCCCAGGCACTCACTGACTGTGCCGCTCTTTTCTGGGCTTCTGCTCTCCTTCATGCCTCCCGTCAGACCGCACACTATGGCCACAAGGCTTTCCATGACACAACATCTCCCTGTCTTCTAGGTGCAGGGCTCAGCAGTTTCCACACCCTGACAGAGTACCTACCCCCAGGCTACCCACGCCCTGTGCTGCTCTATGCCAGGGATCCACAGGGCTGAGACCACACCCCAGGACATGCTGCTGCACACGTGGCACCTCCATTTCCTCCACAGATAACGACACCTTTCCAGGAATGAGCAACGTGCCGCGGCACGTGCCTGGCTATTCCCACACAGAGTCACTGCATGTGccctgccccaagggctgcaCACTGGCACACTCTGCAGCTCAGCCAATCTGGGGGCTGCTGTCGCTTCTGTTGGGCACCTGCTTAAATGTGTGTGCCCACACCAGGCTTGCGAGACAATGACAAAGCTCAGGACCCAGACATGCTCTCAGCAATGCTTACAACACACCTTGCAGCTGTGCCTGGAACTTATCACCCTGCTTAT
Coding sequences:
- the MOB1A gene encoding MOB kinase activator 1A, giving the protein MSFLFGSRSSKTFKPKKNIPEGSHQYELLKHAEATLGSGNLRQAVMLPEGEDLNEWIAVNTVDFFNQINMLYGTITEFCTEASCPVMSAGPRYEYHWADGTNIKKPIKCSAPKYIDYLMTWVQDQLDDETLFPSKIGVPFPKNFMSVAKTILKRLFRVYAHIYHQHFDSVMQLQEEAHLNTSFKHFIFFVQEFNLIDRRELAPLQELIEKLGSKDR